A single genomic interval of Daucus carota subsp. sativus chromosome 1, DH1 v3.0, whole genome shotgun sequence harbors:
- the LOC108195970 gene encoding uncharacterized protein LOC108195970 yields MLKDFTIYLGSVVRFQVDINSESWDAVNQGLKDVIWDDIKNHWKLDDSRKKIVLEKAAKQWRDFKGKLTRNFLRAGKDPCEVYNFISREQWETYKMRRESEEFKLQGPRPWFKKVFKEGTQ; encoded by the exons ATGCTTAAAGACTTCACCATCTATCTAGGATCAGTTGTCCGGTTTCAAGTTGATATTAATTCGGAGAGTTGGGATGCAGTTAATCAAGGATTAAAAGATGTAATTTGGGATGATATTAAG AATCATTGGAAGCTTGATGATTCACGAAAGAAGATTGTGTTGGAGAAAGCAGCAAAGCAATGGCGGGATTTCAAGGGTAAGTTGACAAGGAATTTCCTGCGAGCTGGAAAGGATCCATGTGAAGTTTATAATTTCATTAGCCGAGAGCAATGGGAAACATACAAAATGAGACGCGAAAGTGAGGAATTTAAg TTGCAAGGGCCTAGGCCTTGGTTCAAGAAAGTATTCAAAGAAGGAACTCAATGA